One region of Verrucomicrobiota bacterium genomic DNA includes:
- a CDS encoding WD40 repeat domain-containing protein — translation MRARADAMRPVLFGLLFIGLFWGTTSSLGAPVAALAFAPDAKTVLYGDHRSIVVSSAKDGALQRRVQLDFPKVSSLAFSPDGRFVAAAGGTPGIGGVAVLMDWKNEKILQRFTNFTDLATSVAFSPDGRFLAVASADHSVNVLKLNADGANGVESHKLEGHAGPVLAVAFSPTEQTIVTASADRSLKVWDAGSGKLIRSFNHHTEIVHALAFRPLERNSDSPRPAYCASASDDHTVRVWQPEIGRMVRIVRKHEGPVFAATYSRDGTRLFSAGKEGIVRVIDSESDEILEHWRASDDWIYSLALSPDGKTLATGDWAGQVKLWDVTSRPARLMFQR, via the coding sequence ATGCGCGCGAGGGCAGATGCGATGCGGCCAGTTCTTTTTGGATTGCTCTTCATCGGTTTGTTTTGGGGGACGACATCTTCTCTTGGGGCCCCCGTGGCCGCGCTGGCTTTTGCTCCGGATGCAAAGACAGTGTTATACGGCGACCACAGATCAATTGTGGTCAGTTCCGCCAAGGACGGCGCGCTTCAGCGGCGAGTTCAACTCGATTTTCCGAAAGTGAGTTCGCTGGCTTTCAGCCCGGATGGCCGCTTCGTGGCCGCGGCGGGCGGAACTCCTGGAATCGGCGGTGTCGCTGTGCTGATGGATTGGAAGAACGAAAAGATTCTTCAACGCTTCACCAACTTCACGGATCTGGCGACCTCGGTTGCGTTCAGTCCGGATGGGCGTTTCCTGGCGGTTGCCAGCGCGGATCATTCCGTAAACGTTCTCAAACTCAACGCTGACGGCGCAAACGGGGTGGAATCTCACAAGTTGGAAGGTCACGCAGGACCCGTGCTGGCCGTGGCGTTCAGTCCAACCGAACAAACCATCGTGACCGCCAGCGCCGATCGTTCGCTGAAAGTTTGGGATGCCGGCAGCGGGAAACTGATTCGCTCGTTCAACCATCACACCGAAATCGTCCACGCGCTGGCCTTCCGTCCTTTGGAGAGGAACAGCGATTCACCGCGCCCCGCGTACTGCGCGTCCGCCAGCGACGATCACACCGTGCGCGTCTGGCAGCCGGAAATTGGCCGGATGGTGCGCATCGTGCGCAAGCACGAAGGCCCCGTCTTCGCCGCGACTTACAGCCGCGACGGCACGCGGCTGTTCTCAGCGGGAAAGGAAGGCATCGTCCGCGTCATCGACTCGGAGAGCGACGAAATCCTGGAACACTGGCGCGCGTCGGACGATTGGATTTACAGCCTGGCGCTCAGCCCCGACGGCAAAACGCTGGCCACCGGCGATTGGGCCGGGCAAGTGAAGCTCTGGGATGTCACCTCAAGACCGGCTCGGCTGATGTTCCAGCGGTAA
- a CDS encoding NUDIX domain-containing protein, whose translation MNQQRFLFCSRCGGAKVRRRSPVEFECEACGFKHFTNPTVAVAAIIANRAGEILLIRRAKDPGRGKLSVPGGFVDPGETGEEAVRREVFEEVNLQVKAFQYLASFPNQYQFQDVIYPTLDVFFTAETETFAEARAKVEVQSVIGVAPASVEFGEVAFPSVEKALRLYLVRLHRG comes from the coding sequence ATGAACCAACAACGATTCCTGTTTTGCAGTCGGTGCGGGGGGGCGAAGGTTCGACGGCGTTCGCCGGTCGAGTTCGAATGCGAGGCGTGCGGCTTCAAGCACTTCACCAATCCCACGGTCGCCGTCGCGGCGATCATCGCCAATCGCGCCGGAGAAATCCTGCTGATCCGGCGGGCGAAGGATCCGGGCCGAGGCAAGCTGAGCGTTCCGGGCGGATTTGTCGATCCAGGCGAAACCGGCGAGGAGGCTGTGCGCCGGGAGGTTTTCGAGGAAGTGAACTTGCAGGTGAAGGCTTTCCAATACCTCGCGTCGTTCCCGAACCAGTATCAATTCCAGGACGTGATTTACCCGACCCTGGACGTATTTTTCACAGCGGAGACGGAGACGTTCGCTGAAGCCCGCGCGAAGGTCGAGGTGCAATCCGTCATCGGCGTGGCCCCCGCCAGTGTGGAATTTGGAGAAGTCGCGTTCCCGTCGGTCGAAAAGGCTTTGCGGCTCTATTTGGTCCGGCTGCATCGGGGTTGA
- a CDS encoding DUF1501 domain-containing protein produces MKNETFSPNCRCDGVSRRDFLHLGVLTTLGLSLTDLLRLQAQSAATPGSSSSARAKSCILIWLDGGPSHLDTFDLKPDAPSEVRSQFKPIKTAASGIEICEHLPRTSEVMRDVALIRSLTHELGNHDTGARFLLTGHRPTPAVDYPSLGSIVAHETGFAGTLPPYVAIPNDGVGGSSGAAKSGYLPAAYSAFSVGNDPSRVRDLDAPEGVRFERTERRRQMLETLDGFSRYVEEGPVTQNRDAFYEQAYRLLSSPQAKAAFDFSKEKPGTRERYGHSRIATSCLLARRLVEAGARFITVVDTGWDHHNQIFRELPDSRFPGSGKLPSLDRAYASLVTDLRERGLLDSTLVVLMGEFGRTPKINAIGGRDHWPRAGFVCLAGGGVKGGQVIGATNAYGEVPVDRPVSPPDLASTILKLLGVDPEKEYRAPNGRPLKILNEGGFISGLV; encoded by the coding sequence ATGAAAAATGAAACGTTCAGCCCGAACTGCCGTTGCGACGGCGTTTCCCGGCGCGACTTCCTGCACCTTGGCGTGCTCACGACGCTCGGCCTGAGCCTGACAGATTTGCTCCGGCTCCAAGCGCAATCCGCTGCCACGCCCGGTTCGAGTAGCTCCGCGCGAGCCAAGTCCTGCATCTTGATCTGGCTCGACGGCGGCCCCAGCCACCTTGACACCTTCGACCTGAAGCCCGACGCGCCGAGCGAAGTTCGCAGTCAATTCAAGCCGATCAAAACCGCCGCCAGCGGCATCGAGATTTGCGAGCACTTGCCGCGCACCTCCGAAGTGATGCGCGACGTGGCGTTGATCCGCTCTTTGACGCACGAGCTGGGAAATCACGACACCGGCGCGCGTTTCTTGCTCACGGGCCATCGTCCCACGCCAGCGGTCGATTATCCAAGCCTCGGCAGCATCGTCGCGCATGAGACCGGTTTTGCGGGCACGCTGCCGCCTTACGTGGCGATTCCAAATGACGGTGTCGGCGGCAGTTCCGGCGCCGCGAAATCCGGGTATCTGCCGGCCGCCTACTCCGCGTTCAGCGTCGGCAACGATCCATCGCGCGTGCGCGATCTGGACGCTCCCGAAGGTGTCAGATTTGAGCGTACGGAGCGTCGGCGGCAGATGCTCGAAACGCTCGATGGTTTCTCGCGCTACGTCGAGGAAGGTCCCGTCACGCAAAATCGCGATGCCTTTTACGAACAAGCTTACCGGCTTCTTTCCTCTCCCCAGGCCAAAGCCGCTTTCGACTTTTCCAAAGAGAAGCCTGGAACACGCGAGCGTTACGGCCACAGCCGAATTGCCACGAGTTGCTTGCTTGCGCGGCGTCTTGTGGAAGCCGGCGCGCGCTTCATTACGGTCGTGGACACGGGCTGGGATCATCACAACCAGATTTTCCGGGAGTTGCCCGACTCGCGTTTTCCCGGCAGCGGCAAGCTGCCTTCGCTCGATCGGGCTTACGCGTCGTTGGTCACCGATTTGCGCGAACGCGGTTTGCTCGACTCGACGCTCGTCGTGCTGATGGGCGAGTTCGGGCGCACGCCGAAGATCAACGCCATCGGCGGACGCGATCATTGGCCGCGCGCGGGCTTTGTCTGTCTCGCCGGCGGCGGCGTCAAAGGCGGACAGGTCATCGGCGCGACCAATGCCTACGGCGAAGTCCCTGTGGACCGCCCGGTCAGCCCGCCCGATCTGGCCTCGACCATTCTGAAACTCCTCGGCGTCGATCCTGAAAAAGAATACCGCGCGCCGAATGGCCGGCCGCTGAAGATTCTGAACGAAGGCGGATTCATTTCCGGATTGGTGTAG